The following proteins come from a genomic window of Megalobrama amblycephala isolate DHTTF-2021 linkage group LG1, ASM1881202v1, whole genome shotgun sequence:
- the LOC125263083 gene encoding protein FAM104A, whose protein sequence is MLTENRKRQRAEGDDEDAQMPQAKRLSSALQSSETGRESWESESSSSESSWISSPDHVAGSSSGSSHCGVDVIGPHGVPGPCSPHSASKQDLLSYQHINRVLREAHFHSLQSRAQSKHR, encoded by the exons ATGCTCACAGAAAACAG GAAACGTCAGCGCGCTGAAGGCGATGATGAAGATGCTCAGATGCCTCAGGCCAAAAGGCTGAGTTCAGCCCTCCAGAGCTCTGAGACGGGCAGGGAATCATGGGAGTCTGAG TCTTCCAGCAGTGAGAGCAGCTGGATCAGCAGTCCAGATCACGTCGCCGGCAGCAGCAGCGGCAGCAGCCATTGTGGAGTGGACGTCATCGGGCCCCACGGCGTCCCCGGCCCCTGCAGTCCCCACAGTGCCTCCAAGCAGGACCTGCTGTCCTACCAGCACATCAACCGCGTCCTGAGGGAAGCCCATTTCCATAGCTTACAGAGCCGAGCTCAGTCCAAGCACAGATGA